The following DNA comes from Scomber scombrus chromosome 7, fScoSco1.1, whole genome shotgun sequence.
GCAGTAATTGCCTTGTTTCCACTGTATCATGAAGGACAgtaaactgttttaaaacttCAGTGAAAAATCAAGGCTAAGTTTTACAGTCCTGTGATTAGATTACCACAATGTAGGAAGATGAAGGCtaaaagaaatggaaagaaCAATTGTATTGAAGTCAAGGTGTAAGACTTTATTGATTCAGATGTTAAATAGCTGCACATTGTTCAAAACTCGTCATCATTACTAGAGGTAAAATGATGGAGGAAAGGCATCAGATGAAGATGGTGGTCGCATGATCAGATTTAATAGCTGGCCATGGTGCGCTCCAGCCAGTCGTTGAAGATGCACACCTGTGAATGGAGACAGAAAGATGTTAGTtaggacagacagacatcagTATATATGTTGAATTTCAGCTGGACATGCAAAATGTGAAAGTTCAATTGAAATAgtgatttaatttataataaagaGATATTTTAGCTTTACCTTGGCGTAGACACCAGGGTGGTCCCTCTCAGCACATCCGTATCCCCAGGACACAACACCCTGCAGCTCACCGTTGCACACAACGGGGCCACCAGAGTCACCCTGACAACAGAAAGTATAGTGTGAGATGAAGTTCAATTCCAAATATTCCAATCAAAACTCATCATGACTTATTTCATCAGCCATATTTGTACATGGACACTGAATTACAGACCTGGCAAGAGTCCTTGCCGCCCTCCAGGTATCCAGCGCAGAACATGGCATCGGTGATCATGCCGGGGTAGGAGTTGTCACAGTCTCTGTGAGACAGGATGGGGATGTTCAGGCACTGCAGCTTGTTGCTATCAGCAGCTGGAGAGAAAACAAATTAGATTTAGAGGAAACTGGAACTACACTGCAGTAAAAATAAAGTGTGGTGCTGGAGTTCCTACTCACAGGAGCTCATGGTGTTGCCCCAGCCAGAGACTGTGCACATGGTGCCAGCGGGAGCGCAGCTGGTGGGCAGAGCCACAGGCTGCACATACTGGTTGAGGGTGGCGGGCTCGCTCAGCTTGATCAGCATGACGTCATTATTGATGTTGTAGGAGCTGTAGTTGGGGTGACGGATGACACGGGAGGAGCTGATGAACTGCTCGGTTCCCTCGGTGACCCTGATGTGGTGCTCTCCAAGACGCACCTGCACGCGGctagagaaagacagaagacagGAGATTAgtgcaaaaacatacaaaaatgacTATCACATACAAATCTGTATTCCACTATTATCCTGGGAAAACATGAAGAATGTGCTTACGACTTGTagcagtgagcagcagacaCAACCCAGTTCTCGTTGACCAGGGAGCCACCACAGAAGTGGTAACCAGAGTTCAGAGACACCTGATGGGGCTGAGAATGAGCGGTGCACTCATACCCTCCGACGATCTTGTCGTCCTCCGTggcaactgaaaacacacagagagtcaAACAGTTAGCCTTCAAGTGAATTTTGTTATAATTCAGTGATTAGACTTATTGATTAGGAGGCACATATACTCACAGGCAGCTCCAATGAGCAGAACGAAGACCAGAGACCTCATGGTTGCTATGTGATCCTGACGATGAGAGGACTTCACCAGAAACCCTGGTTTATATGGAGAGGTACCTCCTGCTTTACTGCTGAACACACCTCCCAAAGTTGTTTTCGACCAATCATAATCCTGGACAAATGATAGCAGGTACTCTGCTGATTGGTGGTAATACATCAGGCACTGATAACACGTGTACATGGCTTAAACTGTAATGTTTGTCAATCTTTTTAGAAGAATATTAAATGTAGCTTTAAAGAATGGACActgtgtaaaaatacatttaaacgcATTTCAACATTCAGTGTAGCAAAAGTGTGTATTCATAAGAAAATAATTATCCATATCACATGGATTGATTGATCTTTGATTATGTAATGCCTGCGAATTGTAGGTCATTATcaggaagaataaaaaataattgaattaaaGTCAATATGaaaaaggtaaacaaaaaacaaacaaagaaaatcagcTGTGATTATCATTATTTAGGATTAAATACAGAGCATGGACTTCTATTCACCTTTATTTGGCACATTCAGAAGGGTGTTTTTACTGACTCACTCAGTTTATAATACACAGCCGCATGTTGTGGCACTAAATATGTCATCAGTTCAAAATATCCACAGAATTATTtactaaaataattatatttgtcacattttaatagAAAGCGCATCTCAGTCTCAGTTTAGTCTACAGCGATTCTTTCCTCTGTAAGTTTCCAGGACTGTTCATGTAATCGTGTCTCATTGTCCAGACTGTGGATACGCTCTATTTTTATTGAGTCTGTGTCTACTTCAGGTGTCTCTCAATAAAAACGTTTTCtgcaattttacattttttttttggaattatTAACATGActgcattgtatttattttgactatttGACGTATTTATCCGTTTATGTATGACTGCCACTGCAGTGTGATGTTtgcttttgaaattaaattgagCAGACATTACTGTTTTGAGGTAATGTGTTGTTTGCAAAATTACTTATATTTGCCAAGGTTTTAGGTAATTCTGACTATAATGAACAGAATCATGTTCTTATGTTGTTCtaatgttttggaaaaaaatataaatcataagacaacaaacacattaaatatacaaCCTAACATTAAATGCAAACAATGGTCAACACACAAGTAATACCAATATTTTGGCCTTCAtatatcatgatttattttaacaatataatgTGTGATATCAAAAAAGGATCATTggcatgtatttattataaattattcattGTTAGTTCCATTGAAACAAGGGTTTTGAGCATGCTTTATCACAAGCTGCagtattataaacattaaagtaacatacacatgtatctGTAATTAATATAACTGGCCTATTTTCACAATGATAAGGAATGTCACTTTACCATTTTGAAtgttaaaatacagtaaatacagaggATACAGGATACGCATGATATGCAGCAGTAATTGCCTTGTTTCCACTGTATCATGAAGGACAGTAAACTGTTTTAAAACCTCAGTGAAAAATCAAGACTAAGTTTTACAGTCCTGTGATTAGATTACCACAATGTAGGAAGATGAAGGCtaaaagaaatggaaagaaCAATTGTATTGAAGTCAAGGTGTAAGACTTTATTGATTCAGATGTTAAATAGCTGCACATTGTTCAAAACTCGTCATCATTACTAGAGGTAAAATGATGGAGGAAAGGCATCAGATGAAGATGGTGGTCGCATGATCAGATTTAATAGCTGGCCATGGTGCGCTCCAGCCAGTCGTTGAAGATGCACACCTGTGAATGGAGACAGAAAGATGTTAGTtaggacagacagacatcagTATATATGTTGAATTTCAGCTGGACATGCAAAATGTGAAAGTTCAATTGAAATAgtgatttaatttataataaagaGATATTTTAGCTTTACCTTGGCGTAGACACCAGGGTGGTCCCTCTCAGCACATCCGTATCCCCAGGACACAACACCCTGCAGCTCACCGTTGCACACAACGGGGCCACCAGAGTCACCCTGACAACAGAAAGTATAGTGTGAGATGAAGTTCAATTCCAAATATTCCAATCAAAACTCATCATGACTTATTTCATCAGCTATATTTCTGCATGGACACTGAATTACAGACCTGGCAAGAGTCCTTGCCGCCCTCCAGGTATCCAGCGCAGAACATGGCATCGGTGATCATGCCGGGGTAGGAGTTGTCACAGTCTCTGTGAGACAGGATGGGGATGTTCAGGCACTGCAGCTTGTTGCTATCAGCAGCTGGAGAAAAAACGCAGATTTAGAGGAAACTGGAACTACACTGCAGTAAAAATAAAGTGTGGTGCTGGAGTTCCTACTCACAGGAGCTCATGGTGTTGCCCCAGCCAGAGACTGTGCACATGGTGCCAGCGGGGGCACAGCTGGTGGGCAGAGCCACAGGCTGCACATACTGGTTGAGGGTGGCGGGCTCGCTCAGCTTGATCAGCATGACGTCATTATTGATGTTGTAGGAGCTGTAGTTGGGGTGACGGATGACACGGGAGGAGCTGATGAACTGCTCGGTTCCCTCGTTGACCCTGATGTGGTGCTCTCCAAGACGCACCTGCACGCGGctagagaaagacagaagacagGAGATAAGTGCAAGAACATACAAAAATGACTATCACATACAAATCTGTATTCCACTCTTATCCTGGGAAAACATGAAGAATGTGCTTACGACTTGTagcagtgagcagcagacaCAACCCAGTTCTCGTTGACCAGGGAGCCACCACAGAAGTGGTAACCAGAGTTCAGAGACACCTGATGGGGCTGAGAATGAGCGGTGCACTCATACCCTCCGACGATCTTGTCGTCCTCCGTggcaactgaaaacacacagagagtcaAACAGTTAGCCTTCAAGTGAATTTTGTTATAATTCAGTGATTAGACTTATTGATTAGAAGGCACATATACTCACAGGCAGCTCCGATGAGCAGAACGAAGACCAGAGACCTCATGGTTGCTATGTGATCCTGACGATGAGAGGACTTCACCAGAAACCCTGGTTTATATGGAGAGGTACCTCCTGCTTTACTGCTGAACACACCTCCCAAAGTTGTTTTCGACCAATCATAATCCTGGACAAATGATAGCAGGTACTCTGCTGATTGGTGGTAATACATCAGGCACTGATAACACGTGTACATGGCTTAAACTGTAATGTTTGTCAATCTTTTTAGAAGAATATTAAATGTAGCTTTAAAGAATGGACActgtgtaaaaatacatttaaacgcATTTCAACATTCAGTGTAGCAAAAGTGTGTATTCATAAGAAAATAATTATCCCTATGACATGGATTGATTGATCTTTGATTATGTAATGCCTGCGAATTGTAGGTCATTATcaggaagaataaaaaataattgaattaaaGTCAATATGaaaaaggtaaacaaaaaacaaacaaagaaaatcagcTGTGATTATCATTATTTAGGATTAAATACAGAGCATGGACTTCTATTCACCTTTATTTGGCACATTCAGGAGGATTTTTTTACTGACTCACTCAGTTTATAATACACAGCCGCATGTTGTGGCACTAAATATGTCATCAGTTCAAAATATCCACAGAATTATTtactaaaataattacatttgtcacattttaatagAAAGCGCATCTCAGTCTCAGTTTAGTCTACAGCGATTCTTTCCTCTGTAAGTTTCCAGGACTGTTTATGTAATCTTGTCTTTTTATCCAGACTGTGGATACGCTCTATTTTTATTGAGCCTGTGTCTACTTCAGGTGTCTCTCAATAAAAAACGTTTTTTGCAATGGAAAAGAGTGTGTACACTTAACTAATAATCTTACCACTAATGAGAACTTGTacttaacacaataaaaatTAATGACGAGAATATATTATACCAAATCTAAAATTCATGAATTTGAATCCTCCTTTTCTCCTGTCTGCATAAAATGTGGCACACAAGAGGATACAATTATATATGCTTTTTGGGTATGTGAAAAAGTCCAGGAAGTTTGGGGGGAAATCCAAAAATGGATGACAGATAATTGTAAAGTTGAGGTAAAATTCACAGCTATACAGTGTATTTTTCAGATGATAGACTGGGTAAAGTATCCCATGGGATGGAAGATCCTCTTTTCCTCGTTGGtttataaaaagttaattttaaaacactggAAAGACAAACATGCACCCACCTTGCAGGAATAGAAAGGATAAATGAAGTACCTTCTCAACCTAGAGAAAGCAATGTATGAggataagaataaaaaacaacagtttgtgAAAGTATGGCAGGATATTTATGAAGCCTTATAAGAACTTGGTAAACTAGCCGAGAAGTAAGGATAGGATATTTGAAGCAGGATTAGGAACCTAGTATGTAAGGAAATGTGGAAGTAAATGTTAACGTGTTAGTGGGAATGGTGGGCGTAAAAATGAAAGAGTGGATGTGGACTTATAAAATTGGTTGAAAGAGAATGTTATGGCGTGTAATTAATATTAAGTGTTATATGTGGGGAGAATGAGTTGTGTGAATGGTTTGATATGTAGGTGTTACgcatatgtgtttgtatttgtgttagtGTTATGTTTGGGGAGAATGAGTAGTGGGAATGTATGGAGGGTATGTGTGCACTTTGGGGAGGTGGAGAGACAATTAATTTTGGGGTAGACATGCtatttacttgttttgttttgttt
Coding sequences within:
- the LOC133983155 gene encoding trypsin-1-like isoform X2, which produces MRSLVFVLLIGAAFATEDDKIVGGYECTAHSQPHQVSLNSGYHFCGGSLVNENWVVSAAHCYKSRVQVRLGEHHIRVNEGTEQFISSSRVIRHPNYSSYNINNDVMLIKLSEPATLNQYVQPVALPTSCAPAGTMCTVSGWGNTMSSCDNKLQCLNIPILSHRDCDNSYPGMITDAMFCAGYLEGGKDSCQGDSGGPVVCNGELQGVVSWGYGCAERDHPGVYAKVCIFNDWLERTMASY
- the LOC133983155 gene encoding trypsin-1-like isoform X1 — its product is MRSLVFVLLIGAAFATEDDKIVGGYECTAHSQPHQVSLNSGYHFCGGSLVNENWVVSAAHCYKSRVQVRLGEHHIRVNEGTEQFISSSRVIRHPNYSSYNINNDVMLIKLSEPATLNQYVQPVALPTSCAPAGTMCTVSGWGNTMSSSADSNKLQCLNIPILSHRDCDNSYPGMITDAMFCAGYLEGGKDSCQGDSGGPVVCNGELQGVVSWGYGCAERDHPGVYAKVCIFNDWLERTMASY